The Terriglobus roseus sequence TCGCGGCTGGCAAGCCTGGCTGGAAGACCGATCGTGGTCACATCTATATCGCGTACGGCAAGCCCGATTCCATCGACTCTCACCCGAGCGGCGGATCGTATGACCGTCCGATGGAAGAGGGTGGCGGCACGACCTCGACCTTCCCGTTTGAGACATGGCACTACCGTTACTTGGAAGGCATCGGCGACAACATTGATCTGGAATTTGTCGACACCTGCCAGTGCAACGACTACCACCTGACCATCGATCGCTCCGAGAAGGACGCGTTGAAGTATGTCGCCGGCGCCGGTCAGACTCTGTACGAGCAGACCGGGCAGGCAAGTCGCGCTGACCGTATGAACGGTGGACTCGAGCAGCTCGGTAAGGGGCCGATGTCGAGCTCGCAGCAGTCGAAGCAGTTCGATCGCATTTCTCTGTTCGCCAAAATTCTTGCCGCGCCGCCCATCAAGTTCAAGGATATGGAGCAGTACATCACCTCGTCACAGATCTTGAAGGGGCCGCCGTTTCTCTTCGATGTACGCACCGATTACGTCAAGGTGACGAATGACACCGTGTTGGTGCCGGTCACCCTGCAGATCCAGAACAAGGACATCACCTTCCAGACCAAGGACAGCGTATCGACTGGTACGGTCAATATCCTTGGGCAGGTGTCCAACATCAATCACCGTATTGTGCAGACGTTCGAAGACACCGTGAACGTTCAGGTGCCCTCGGAGTTCCTGGCGAAGACGCAGGCCAACAAGAATATGTACTGGAAGGCGCTGCCGTTGCGTCCCGGCATGTACAAAGTGGACATCGTCATCAAAGATGTCAACAATCCGGAGCACATCGGTACCTGGCGCCGGTCTGTCAACGTGCCCAAGTATGACGATGATCGTCTCTCGGCATCTTCCTTGATTCTTGCCTCCAGCATGGCCCGTGTGCCGTCCAAGGAGATTGGCGCGGGTTCCTTCGTCATCGGCAATACCAAGGTAATCCCAAGCGTTTCAGCGAATCCGGCGTTACCGGTGATCTTCAAGAAGAACAGCAGTCTGAACTTCTGGATGCAGGTCTATAACCTGGGCATCGATGAGAAGAGCAAGCAAAACAACGCGGAGATTCAGTACCAGGTCACCGATCTGGCGACGAACAAGTTCGTTCTGGACACGACTGAGTCCACGGCGAAGACGAACCCGAATGCTGACCAGGTGACGCTCGAAAAGAGCCTGCCGCTGGGCAGCCTGCAACCGGGCAAATATTCGCTGGCCATCAAGATCAACGATG is a genomic window containing:
- a CDS encoding GWxTD domain-containing protein, with product MSRAVWQGWIGAAALMLGGISAVGHARAQASNVTPTPTGETTPTVNKSAPPEERPDPMKRRLSDRERIQQQKYLKNELKPDGTFKKWLEQDVVWIISDEEISAFKSLKNDEERENFIENFWLRRNPNPDSPDNEFREQHYARIAYANEHFAAGKPGWKTDRGHIYIAYGKPDSIDSHPSGGSYDRPMEEGGGTTSTFPFETWHYRYLEGIGDNIDLEFVDTCQCNDYHLTIDRSEKDALKYVAGAGQTLYEQTGQASRADRMNGGLEQLGKGPMSSSQQSKQFDRISLFAKILAAPPIKFKDMEQYITSSQILKGPPFLFDVRTDYVKVTNDTVLVPVTLQIQNKDITFQTKDSVSTGTVNILGQVSNINHRIVQTFEDTVNVQVPSEFLAKTQANKNMYWKALPLRPGMYKVDIVIKDVNNPEHIGTWRRSVNVPKYDDDRLSASSLILASSMARVPSKEIGAGSFVIGNTKVIPSVSANPALPVIFKKNSSLNFWMQVYNLGIDEKSKQNNAEIQYQVTDLATNKFVLDTTESTAKTNPNADQVTLEKSLPLGSLQPGKYSLAIKINDGVSKQQISQTAPFVVE